A window of the Citrus sinensis cultivar Valencia sweet orange chromosome 9, DVS_A1.0, whole genome shotgun sequence genome harbors these coding sequences:
- the LOC102621626 gene encoding probable membrane-associated kinase regulator 6 — METSHSQPLSIESFSYSWLVNLKPSLESLDSSLRASLDACDEASFIEMDPRLPPSKRFIRNSQDFKFDFPVSQSPLGLVHADELFSNGYVMPLFVDQMKMEAFDAPDSALPLPSSLHGSKLVVQGSKQTNRTSLRRCRKLSKRIFQKYLDFLRPLYQKIRGKRSSSRAEGGNSRVHVMNSWVYSAETSPRTSVAYSVDDNWRKSCDSDSSIYEAVLHCKRSIGK; from the exons ATGGAAACTTCTCATTCTCAGCCTCTTTCCATTGAAAGTTTTTCGTATAGTTGGTTAGTGAACCTGAAACCATCTCTAGAAAGCTTGGATAGTTCTCTCAGGGCATCGCTTGATGCATGCGATGAAGCTTCTTTCATCGAAATGGACCCAAGATTGCCACCATCTAAGAGATTCATTAGAAACTCTCAGGACTTCAAATTTGATTTCCCTGTTTCACAGTCACCTCTTGGTCTTGTTCATGCTGATGAACTCTTCTCCAATGGTTATGTTATGCCTCTATTCGTCGACCAAATGAAGATGGAGGCTTTTGATGCTCCAGATTCAGCTCTACCCTTGCCTTCCTCTTTACATGGATCAAAACTTGTGGTCCAAGGCAGTAAGCAGACAAATCGTACTTCTTTAAGAAGGTGTCGAAAATTATCTAAACGAATATTTCAGAAGTATTTGGATTTTCTTAGGCCATTGTATCAAAAAATACGAGGGAAGAGATCAAGTTCTAGAGCTGAAGGCGGCAATTCAAGAGTTCATGTTATGAATAGTTGGGTATATTCAGCAGAAACATCTCCAAGAACAAGCGTTGCTTATTCTGTTGATGATAATTGGCGCAAGTCTTGTGATTCTGACAGCTCCATTTACGAGGCAGTTCTTCATTGTAAAAGATCTATTG GAAAATAA